Genomic window (Fibrobacter sp.):
AATCAATTGCACCAAAACCATCCTGGAGGCTAGGGAAGGAATCAGGTAAGCAGTTCAGGATTCCTGAATTTCTGCTTAAAAAATAATACCGGTACCGGTTAAAGTAGAGTGTCACAGTTCCTGCTATTTCCAGGAGAGGGCGTTTATTTAGATGTAATGCAGTTTTTGCCTTTGTTTTTGGAGATATAAAGCGCACAATCTGCATCTTCCAACAGCAGGTGTTTTTCTTTGGGCAGATTTCCATCGTAAACCGATAGTCCGATGCTTATAGTGTAGGGAATTTCGTTTTCAGAAAAGAAGAAGGGATCTGCCTCTATAGCACACCTGACACGCTCTGCGAGAATATTTGCACCATGTATGTCTGTTTCTGGTAGTATTACAGCAAACTCTTCACCACCATAACGGGCGGCTATGTCCTGCTGTCGCACTGAGGCCTGAAGTCTTTTGGTCATGTCACTCAATACCGCATCTCCGATCAGGTGCCCGTAAGTATCATTTATCTTCTTGAAGTCATCTATGTCGATCATCAGTAAACTGAACTGGGTTTTGTTTCTGTTGGAGCGGGCAATTTCTCTGGACAGCACCTGTTGAAAAGTACGATGGTTGATAAGCCCGGTGAGCCCGTCTGTTTCAGCCATCAGTTTGGTGCGTTTGTGAATATAGCTGTGTTCTACCAGCGGGCTGAAGATTGAGGAGAGGATATGCAGGAACTGGTGTTCCTCAGTAACCAGATCTCCGCCATCTCTGAACACAGCAATAGATCCTATGATCTGCCCGGCAATGATCATGGGGATAGTGGAAACAGACTTTATCTCCATGGGCAGGGTCTCTCCTTTGGGTCCGTCAAAGAGTGTAAAGGAGATGCTGTTCTGGAGCAGATTATTTCTGTTGAGGATACCGAAAGCTTGATCCCAGTGCTGCATAAGCAGATCGCGTATCATTTCTGCCGGGACACGTCCGGCCATGGGCATGGCATAGATTTCCGAGGCTCCAAAGAGGCTGACGCCAACTGCTGAAAAACAGGGCTTTACTTTTCTGTTCAACTCATCCAGAAATGTTTTCATTATTTCAGGGACATCGAGGGTAGTCAGCATCCGCTTGGAGAATTCATATATGTCGGTGATGTTGAGCAGGTGACGCTGCATCTCAGGATGAATACTGGATGTTTGCTGCATGAATGCCGTGCTTCGAATATGGAAGTCACGGTTAGCCATGGCCCGGTCGACCTGGGCCATAAAATTTATCAGTGATACTGGTTTGACCAGGTATGATGAAGCTCCAAGGTTTACTGCATTTATGGCGCTGTCAAGTGAAGCATATCCGGTAATTATAATCACCTCAACATGGCTGTCTCTGTCCTTGGCCCGTTCGAGGACTTCTATACCGCTTTTATCTCCCAGTTTAAGATCTGTGACAATAGCATCATAACTCACAGAATCGATCTTCTGAAAGGCTTCTTCACCAGAGTAGGCTGCATCAACGGAGTACTTCCCGCAAAGTGCAGAACAGAGCAGATCACAGAGCTTCTTTTCATCATCGACAATCAGAATGCTGTATTGTGATTCCTGCTTTTCTTTATCTTCCATAATCTTTATTCTACTCCACTTGTCTTCAGAAGACAAGTTTTGATTTCAAAAAATAAAAAAGAAAAGGCTTGATGTAGTATTTCAGGATAGGGAAAGAAGAGACAGAAAAAAAACAAAGATGGTTTTGTGTTTCCTGAAAATTGGATTCAAATCATACGTAAGAACAAATTGATAGACATAACTGCCACTAAACTATATAATTAATATAGATATAGACCCCATGATCGATCTGTCGGCCCGGAAGATTGTTTCTGCAAAGGTAATTTTATTGTTTTTAAATCTCCGCAATCTCCCTCTTATTAAGGCTGCAATAACAGTAGTATCCCTTGTTTTTTACTCTTTTGCAGCAAAACTCAATGTGGATAAAGATGAATTGGGATCGTACACCACCATATCAGACGCTTTATCCGATTCCAATGCTGGTGATACGATCTGGATTATGGGTTCCGACAGCTATGATGAGACCTGGCCAAGCAATATCGACTGGATCGTACATATAATGGGGGCATTTTATTCTCCGGACAGTTTCCCTTCTGTAAGGCTTACAGGAGAGCAGTGGGAGTTTCACTGGATAAACACCTCCGGCACAACCAGAATTGAAAGAGTTATCCTGGACAACTGCGACAGGATCAATCTGACCAACGCAGGAAGAATACTGATTATTGATAAGTGCGTGATTAAAAACTTTTCCGCTGATGTGTTTTTACTAAAAGATAACGCGTCCAATTATCTGTCTATCACTAATTCTATTTTCCACAATAACGCAACCATATTTCCCGCTATTCCTTACAAAAACATCAACGGCCCATATGGAAGCGTGTTTAACTGCACGTTTTATAACAACACGACTGTTCAGGCAGAGGATAACATTGATACTGTACAAATCAGCGCTGGAAAATTTATTAACATTACCAACTGCATTTTTAGTGGAAATACCACTATTCTGGTTGATGACGATCTGAAAAGCGCTTACACTTACAATCTACTTCCAACCTCAGAATCCGGCTGGGGTACAGGATCTGTTTATAGTGATAATCCAAGATTCATTAATTCGACTCCCACGTTACCATCTCATTTCAATATTCAATCCAGTTCGCCTGCCAGAGAAGCGGGTACATTTACAGGTGCCCCGGCAGTGGATATTCGCGGTGTCAGCCGTACGGGGGCCTGTGATATAGGAGCCTATGAGTATCCAGCCGCCGGTGGTAGAGCGGATTACACCTGGGACGTAAGCACATCTGGAGGAATTCAGGCTGATAGCGGTACCTGGGGAACAAATAATTACTGGACACTTTCCAGTGGAGGGGGGACATCTCTGGTCGCCTGGCCGGGAGCAGGGAATAGTGCGACTTTCGCAGGTGCCAATGGAGATTATACAATAAATGTCAATGGAACCCAGATTGTGGATAGTATTTCATTCCTCTATAATGGTTATTACTTAAAAGGCGGTGTGATTAACCTTGGTTCAAAAAGTGGAATTTACGTGGCAAGCGGCAGAACGGCAAGAATTGGTTCCGTTATAGCCGGTATTGCAGGTATAAAGATATATGGTGCAAACGGTGAGTTAAGGCTGGAGGGTAACAACACCTTTTCCGGTGCATCAACGATTTTCAGTGGAAAGCCCAAACTGATTCATCCCAATTCTCTTGGAAGCACAAGCGGAGGAACCACCATAATCACTGGTGCCTGTGTTCAACTCTCAGGAAAAACGACTTTTGCTCCAGAGCAATTGTTTATCAACGGAACCGGAACCGGGAACGGAGTTGTAAGGACCCCTGGAGACGGGATAAATGATACTGTCACCTGGTCCGGTAAATTGACAATGCAAAGTTCAAGTTCAATTGGCGCTACAGAAGCAGCAGACATATTGACAATTTCCGGAGTCATTGAAGGCGCGTTTCAATTGACATCCGTTGGTCCGGGAACAAAAATTCTCTCCGGTGTTAACACATTTTCGGGAGGCCTTGTCATAGCTGAAGGTATAACAAAAGCCGGTAATGGACAAGCACTTGGAAGTTTCGGAAATACAATTACCATTTCATCAGGTGCTGCTCTCGATATCAACGGGTACAATTTACAAGGATACACTCAAAATATTGTCATTAACGGGCAGGTGGATGCAAATACCGGTGCTATTATAAATACGGCGAGTGGAGAGCAGTTGAACGCGATACGTCAGATATCCCTTGGAAGTAATGCGTCCATAGGAAACAATGGCGGAAGGTTCGATATCGGGAGAGGATATACAGGTGCTGTGCGCGTGACAGGTAATAATCATACTCTTACCAAGGTGGGAAACAATTTTGTAGCTCTTTTGGCTGATGCCACTACACTTGCGGGATTGATAATAAACGGAGGACAGATATCTCTGGAATCCAATGCTGCAGCAGGAAATGCACCAATAACAATAAACAACGGTGCAATCCTGTCTTCATGGGGAAACAGGACATTTACGAATAATATAACTATCAACAATGGGGGACAGCTCAATTCGCCCAGCAGCAACTCATACACCACGGTACACAACGGTAACATTTCCCTGTCCGGAAACACTGTAATGCATAATGATGCAGCCAATACCATGACAATAGGCGGGGTGATAGACGGAACCGGAAACCTTACAAAAACAGGCGCAAATGGAACTATAATCCTCTCCAATACCAATACCTACACAGGATCAATAACTGTATCCGCAGGTACACTTATTGTCAATGGAGCAACCAGTGCATCAAGCGCGATGAATGTAAGCAGCGGAGCGAATCTTGGCGGAACAGGAAATGTTGCAGGCACGGTGAACATTGCAGGGAACGGTATAATCAGTCCCGGCCACGGCGGGGCGGGAACTCTGAGAACCGGTACTCTCAACCTGAACAATACATCTGTTCTGAACTATGAACTTGGCGCTTCCCGTGATAGTATCAGGGTAAATGGGAATCTTACACTCGACGGGCAGCTTAACATAACCGCTATTGCCGGTTTTGGAGTCGGCAACTACACTTTGATGACCTGCAGCGGTACTATTACAAACAATACGTTGATTGTCAATAATGCCCCGTCCGGATATATTTACTCCATCTCTGTAACAGCAGGCTCTGTCATTTTGAAAGTTTCGGCTGCTCCTCAGGATACACTTATTCTCAGGTATAAATTCGATGAAAGCAGCGGATCTGTGGTTTATGATTCATCCGGTTTTGGAAATGATGGTACTGCTATCAATAATCCTTCATTTATTACAGGTTTCAGCGGAAACTCCATAGCGCTCGATGGCAGCAACGATTATGTACAGATCCCATCCGGAATTGTAAACAGTTGTGAAGACATAACAGTCTGCACCTGGATAAGGCTGGAAACGATAAGTGACTGGACAAGGATATTTGACTTCGGCAACAGTTACACAACCGGTTATATGTTCCTGGCGCCCACAGGGGGATCGTTGAGGTTTGCTATTACCAAAACATCCAGCGGTAGTGAACAGAAAGTTGATGCTCCGATGTTCTCAGTCAATGTCTGGAAACATGTGGCAGTCAGAATAAAAGGCGATTCCGCCCAGATTTATATTGATGGAGTTGCAGCAGCAACAAATGCCGCTGTAACAAACAATCCCTCTGATCTGGGAAGTACCACTTATAATTACATCGGTAAATCGCAATATGCAGATCCTTACCTTGACGGAGTGGTTGAAGATTTCCGAATCTACAGTTATGCTCTTACACCGCAAAATATAGCAAGTATCTATAATTCCACAAGACCAGTTTACTTCACATGGGATTCTTCGTCATCTGCCGGATATCAGGCAGCAAACGGGACCTGGGGAACTGATAATTACTGGAGTCCCGATGGTTATGTGCTGATGTCCTGGCCGGGAGCAGGGAACAGCGCAATATTTGCGGGCGCGGATGGTACCTATGAAATTACCGTAAATGGAACACAGAATGTTGACAGTATAGCATTTCTCAATTCCGGATATATCCTGAACGGTGGAACACTGAATTTCGGATCTAAAAATGCCATATATCTGGCTAATGGAAAGAGTGCCACAATCAACTCTGTGATTTCCGGAACAGGAGGAATGAACTTTTCCACTCCGGGTGGAACTATCTCAACACTCAATCTGGGGGGTGAAAACAGTTACAGTGGCGTAACTACTATCAGATACCGTGTAAGGTTGAATGTGATGACTCTTGCCAATGGTGGGTCAAACAGCAGTATCGGTTCTGCTGGTTCAGCGGCTGCAAATCTGGTGATCGATGGAGGACAATTGCGGACTATCGGTGGTGCTGTAAGCACAAACCGGCTCTTTACTGTCACGGATTTGGGAGGTTATTTATACTCAAACGCCAGCGGTCCGACAAATTTCACCGGTACAGGTTCCATCGAGTTTCCCGGAACCGGGAGTCGCACATTGGAAATAGGGGGCATTTACAGTGGCTCAAATATATTCGCTCCGGTAATTGGAAACGGTGCCGGTACTACTTTAATTCGAAAGACCGGAAGTACCAGCACATGGATCCTTACAGGCAATAATACCTATACTGGAACGACTTCGATACAGGGTGGTACTCTGCAGATAGGAAACGGTGGCACGAGCGGAAGTATAGCGGGAAATGTGGTCAATGATGACAATCTGGTGTTTAACAGATCAGACAGTTATATCTATTCCGGAGTCATTTCAGGTACCGGTACAGTAAATCAGGCCGGGTCCGGAACTCTGATATTTACAGGCGCAAATACCTTTACCGGTGCCGCTACTGTAAGTGCAGGTACTTTGCAGATCGGCAATGGCGGAACCACCGGAAGTCTCACCAGTGATATCACAAATAATGGTACACTGGTGTTCAACCGCTCCAATAATTACAATTACAACGGAGTGATATCCGGCAACGGAAGTGTCAGGAAGGCGGGTAGCGGAACTCTTACCTTGTCAGGCACTCATACTTATACAGGTGCAACAAATGTTACCGCCGGCACACTGAACGTGACCGGTTCTCTGGCTCAAGAGAGCGCTGTTACTGTAAGCGGTACCCTGGCCGGGAACGGAACAGTTGCCGGAGCAGTAAATGCCGGCGGGGGAGCAATATCTCCGGGTAATAACGGGGCAGGAACTCTTTCAACAGGCCCCTTGACACTTAACAGTTCATCGGTTCTCAATTTCGAACTTGGTACATCC
Coding sequences:
- a CDS encoding diguanylate cyclase, with the translated sequence MEDKEKQESQYSILIVDDEKKLCDLLCSALCGKYSVDAAYSGEEAFQKIDSVSYDAIVTDLKLGDKSGIEVLERAKDRDSHVEVIIITGYASLDSAINAVNLGASSYLVKPVSLINFMAQVDRAMANRDFHIRSTAFMQQTSSIHPEMQRHLLNITDIYEFSKRMLTTLDVPEIMKTFLDELNRKVKPCFSAVGVSLFGASEIYAMPMAGRVPAEMIRDLLMQHWDQAFGILNRNNLLQNSISFTLFDGPKGETLPMEIKSVSTIPMIIAGQIIGSIAVFRDGGDLVTEEHQFLHILSSIFSPLVEHSYIHKRTKLMAETDGLTGLINHRTFQQVLSREIARSNRNKTQFSLLMIDIDDFKKINDTYGHLIGDAVLSDMTKRLQASVRQQDIAARYGGEEFAVILPETDIHGANILAERVRCAIEADPFFFSENEIPYTISIGLSVYDGNLPKEKHLLLEDADCALYISKNKGKNCITSK
- a CDS encoding T9SS type A sorting domain-containing protein, with translation MFLNLRNLPLIKAAITVVSLVFYSFAAKLNVDKDELGSYTTISDALSDSNAGDTIWIMGSDSYDETWPSNIDWIVHIMGAFYSPDSFPSVRLTGEQWEFHWINTSGTTRIERVILDNCDRINLTNAGRILIIDKCVIKNFSADVFLLKDNASNYLSITNSIFHNNATIFPAIPYKNINGPYGSVFNCTFYNNTTVQAEDNIDTVQISAGKFINITNCIFSGNTTILVDDDLKSAYTYNLLPTSESGWGTGSVYSDNPRFINSTPTLPSHFNIQSSSPAREAGTFTGAPAVDIRGVSRTGACDIGAYEYPAAGGRADYTWDVSTSGGIQADSGTWGTNNYWTLSSGGGTSLVAWPGAGNSATFAGANGDYTINVNGTQIVDSISFLYNGYYLKGGVINLGSKSGIYVASGRTARIGSVIAGIAGIKIYGANGELRLEGNNTFSGASTIFSGKPKLIHPNSLGSTSGGTTIITGACVQLSGKTTFAPEQLFINGTGTGNGVVRTPGDGINDTVTWSGKLTMQSSSSIGATEAADILTISGVIEGAFQLTSVGPGTKILSGVNTFSGGLVIAEGITKAGNGQALGSFGNTITISSGAALDINGYNLQGYTQNIVINGQVDANTGAIINTASGEQLNAIRQISLGSNASIGNNGGRFDIGRGYTGAVRVTGNNHTLTKVGNNFVALLADATTLAGLIINGGQISLESNAAAGNAPITINNGAILSSWGNRTFTNNITINNGGQLNSPSSNSYTTVHNGNISLSGNTVMHNDAANTMTIGGVIDGTGNLTKTGANGTIILSNTNTYTGSITVSAGTLIVNGATSASSAMNVSSGANLGGTGNVAGTVNIAGNGIISPGHGGAGTLRTGTLNLNNTSVLNYELGASRDSIRVNGNLTLDGQLNITAIAGFGVGNYTLMTCSGTITNNTLIVNNAPSGYIYSISVTAGSVILKVSAAPQDTLILRYKFDESSGSVVYDSSGFGNDGTAINNPSFITGFSGNSIALDGSNDYVQIPSGIVNSCEDITVCTWIRLETISDWTRIFDFGNSYTTGYMFLAPTGGSLRFAITKTSSGSEQKVDAPMFSVNVWKHVAVRIKGDSAQIYIDGVAAATNAAVTNNPSDLGSTTYNYIGKSQYADPYLDGVVEDFRIYSYALTPQNIASIYNSTRPVYFTWDSSSSAGYQAANGTWGTDNYWSPDGYVLMSWPGAGNSAIFAGADGTYEITVNGTQNVDSIAFLNSGYILNGGTLNFGSKNAIYLANGKSATINSVISGTGGMNFSTPGGTISTLNLGGENSYSGVTTIRYRVRLNVMTLANGGSNSSIGSAGSAAANLVIDGGQLRTIGGAVSTNRLFTVTDLGGYLYSNASGPTNFTGTGSIEFPGTGSRTLEIGGIYSGSNIFAPVIGNGAGTTLIRKTGSTSTWILTGNNTYTGTTSIQGGTLQIGNGGTSGSIAGNVVNDDNLVFNRSDSYIYSGVISGTGTVNQAGSGTLIFTGANTFTGAATVSAGTLQIGNGGTTGSLTSDITNNGTLVFNRSNNYNYNGVISGNGSVRKAGSGTLTLSGTHTYTGATNVTAGTLNVTGSLAQESAVTVSGTLAGNGTVAGAVNAGGGAISPGNNGAGTLSTGPLTLNSSSVLNFELGTSRDSIKVNGDLTLDGTLNVSALSGFGLGSYTLITCTGTLTNNILSMGKMPEEYSYVVSVAENSVVLTVERAASLKPVTVVQSTPRCSVYTDDWTIVFDNSAGGGITALTDSAHGKSRGQGNQIGAGQNLYYFYYDGESSKTNGKGTWSVLKAENFYTIIRQSGTLAGLSYTTDYTVHGSGKIYIKTTLSNTGGNISGKTVRCVVERRAVPAMRALRGDDNAWQCPYLLLSSDSAKQNDILLSIKDLWSTSNGAANSATGFYTDAGSGYTGYELSNAFSLNAGQKQVWEYMLDFVHHFWDDTANARRSSDDYRNPDSLEMISGTLLFEKAWERQLRGHWKMDEGSGDTLRDNSGNNHHAKTTGTWTDGRWGGGIRLNGAQNATVPDNSDFDGTDFFTVMGWVKANNGTFTNSAWIAGKHNGSNGWKLTGNGSDQLVLTCNGTAITGTRDVADGSWHHVAACFSPSKVILYVDGRLDKISTGSYSVTENNSDLLIGAGLTGDLDDVRYCRDYISENSLKAIYQQGFRSSEGFYELRADNNNTVHFKIDGADISRCFPVFHINNYWAESKPKAGCVVLNGTALVENTDYYAVFDNQNNTLTIGLNKIISMDQTHLYIDDGYSAGYQMAEETRKMSWGIDNQGSYQHFWVKNFSGSSFGDENSGQWYLNWKMSTEGNSKDGEIWYYGSSVNNPNSSVDTSDTNTNMVPGYDNYYDSWGYVCLNIGSGYPKTSYNVSNAFTYAVEESSDVRVVLCVNERQVDNGSSFNIKTRWTIYPTGQIFRWDSIYSMSAAPSKVYIGAFMDDQEYATVYTNTLRKRSGLIYSQTFPDFAFSWLSMKNASGFQAEPFGSDTIMPDLSEYRAGMDFGDASATEVWNSASVQTVFYLDIQHSNMSNSFIDSVSNSVQCIGTGGGAALLMKRGVLLSGDDATEGDLNGDGFNEREGAYIIQADNNTVNFILPARNDTCRFNPAFRLTGYYVLEKPQYIFLYNSSGDTIPVIEGYKYNAYHKKSTKELVIQFDSVFCDSVGIYISADRTLAVNLSGFWAKAGNSCDTLGWSTGSELENLGYYLYRRIKPEFFDSLSKAADSDDGNGVVTLLKERVLSWKDTSWVLLNNEIIPGAPAGVSHGSRNYVWIDKSVHNGVLYEYKLVSVDFRNTTEEFGPVEAMPFGPVRHFNLGPNFPNPFRGTTVIRFELPIESRVTLNIYNLQGRLVRRLLTPEKVLSANAHQVIWDGKNDIGRELEAGPYIYRITSGKFSKSKIMVKLE